The genomic region GTCGGTCGCCATACGGGTGAGGTTAGACCGTGGTCGGTCATGCAGGACGAACCACCGCTCCCCTTACATCTCGAAGGGCCTGGAACCGCCACCGATGAGCGGAGGTGAACAGGACGGAGATGAGGAGGAGGGGCGATGGAGCTCGTCGTTCTGCTGGTGCTGGTCGTGCTGGCACCGTCTGTGAAGAAACTGGTCAAGAGCCTGGCGGCCCGTCATCGTGCCGAGGGGGAAGCAACTTTGATCCGGGCCCAGGGGTGGGCCGACAGCACTCGGGCCCTCGCCAAGGCCGAGATCGTCCGAGCGAAGGCGGCGGAAGTGCGGCGGACGAGGAGCATCGTCGTCCATCCTCTGAGCCAATGCGAAGGAACCGGCAAGCAACGGGGGAAGAAGAGCCGTGGTTGAACCGGGCCAGAAGGCAGCAGCCGCGCTGGCTGCGATGTACGTGGACAAGGAGAGGGATCTCTTCGCTCACGCTCGTCGGTGTCTTGCGCAAGAGAGCATCCCCGAGTCGCGCCTGGCGGTCGAGGACCTGGTGCAGGAGGCGATGGCCGTCACCCTGGCCAACTGCTCCAAGCAGCCGATCGACAACCTCGCCGGCTACGTGTACAGGGTCATCTCGAACAAGGTCCGCGACGAGAGCCGGCGGATCGGAGTGGCTCAGCCGATCGACACGAGCCTTCCCTCCGTCGATCAGAACCGCTTCATCCACGTATCCGCTCTCGAAGAGGTCGGGCAGGACGACGCCGCGGGCTACCTCGATCTCGAGGAGGCTCTGCTGACCCTGCCGAAGCAGCAGCAGCGCATGGTCATGCTCGCCAAGGGGTTCGACTACACCCATGCCGAGATCGCCGGCATCACAGGTCTTCACAGGGGGACAGCCGCCCAGCACGTCAGGCGGGGGACACGTGCGCTGACTCTCCTCCTGACCGGCACGGCAGGCTGCCTGGCCTTCGCGCTCGTGACCTGTTTCGCGTCCTTCGGCGGAGGCGAGCTCATTCCTGCCGGCAGCCCCGGGATCAGGGCTGCCGTTCGACGGTTCGATGGGTACTCGCCGTGGGCCACGACTCTCTCGGTACTGGTGCTGAGCGCCCTGCTGGGACTCGTGTGGGCCATCAGGAGGGCAACGGTTCTCCGGGCTGAGGCCAGGAGCGCCCACCTGTTTCGGATCGTCCGGCAGATGCAGGAAGTGCAGAGGTACGGAGGCGCACTCAGCAGTCTGGGCCGCGAACCTACGGACGAGGAGTTCGCGAGGGAACTGGACGTCGTACCGGAACTCATCGCGGAGGCCAGGCTCCACGTCAGCCACGTGATGGAGGACATCAATGGCAGAGGCGTAGACATTCGGACATGGACCAAACTCCATTACCCCAAGCCTTACGGGGGATGACGTCTGGCGATGTTCACGACTTCGGGCGGTGTTTGTTCACCACTTCGGACGGCACCGTGCCTTGGCACTGGTCGATTGGCCGCCGGGGTCTTGGAACTACTCGTTCGGTCAGGGACGGAAGGTGCGGCGATAGGTGTCGGGCGGGACGCCGACGCTGCGGTGGAAGTGGCGGCGCAAGGTGGTGGCGGTGCCCATGCCGGTGGCCGAGGCGATGGTGTCCACGGTGGCGTCGGTGGTCTCCAGCAGTTCCTGGGCGTGGCGAATGCGCTGGGCGTGGAGCCATTGCAGTGGCGTGTTGCCGGTGAGGTGCTTGAAGTGGCGGCCGAGGTGGCGTGAGCTCATG from Streptomyces sp. QL37 harbors:
- a CDS encoding sigma-70 family RNA polymerase sigma factor; the encoded protein is MVEPGQKAAAALAAMYVDKERDLFAHARRCLAQESIPESRLAVEDLVQEAMAVTLANCSKQPIDNLAGYVYRVISNKVRDESRRIGVAQPIDTSLPSVDQNRFIHVSALEEVGQDDAAGYLDLEEALLTLPKQQQRMVMLAKGFDYTHAEIAGITGLHRGTAAQHVRRGTRALTLLLTGTAGCLAFALVTCFASFGGGELIPAGSPGIRAAVRRFDGYSPWATTLSVLVLSALLGLVWAIRRATVLRAEARSAHLFRIVRQMQEVQRYGGALSSLGREPTDEEFARELDVVPELIAEARLHVSHVMEDINGRGVDIRTWTKLHYPKPYGG